Proteins found in one Ischnura elegans chromosome 11, ioIscEleg1.1, whole genome shotgun sequence genomic segment:
- the LOC124168183 gene encoding uncharacterized protein LOC124168183 — translation MVTSKMLIISAGLLIVIAMTTADRSFYAPGPFNYPGLLPRFGGGSDASQSSNTGGRDQGARRPADNDLGTRIGGDDNDFDRSQRVRPSNSQSSSSCRQQVPCFDCIVYISRTGQITRFNPSRQNDLTRY, via the coding sequence GTTACTTCAAAGATGCTCATCATCAGCGCCGGTTTGTTGATTGTCATTGCCATGACAACTGCAGACCGCTCTTTCTACGCCCCAGGGCCATTTAACTACCCCGGACTGCTGCCCAGATTCGGTGGAGGGAGTGATGCTTCACAGTCATCAAACACTGGTGGAAGAGATCAGGGAGCCAGGCGACCAGCAGACAATGACCTGGGAACAAGAATTGGGGGCGATGACAATGACTTCGACAGATCCCAAAGGGTCAGGCCCTCCAACTCACAGTCATCTTCCAGCTGCAGACAGCAGGTCCCCTGCTTTGATTGCATAGTGTACATCTCAAGGACAGGGCAGATCACCCGTTTCAACCCCTCCAGACAGAATGATTTGACCCGCTACTGA